The following nucleotide sequence is from Acyrthosiphon pisum isolate AL4f chromosome A2, pea_aphid_22Mar2018_4r6ur, whole genome shotgun sequence.
gagcgacatctacttacccactttttttgatatcacttatacaaaaaattcttattgttttaaaatccattattgtttttgtttttcaaacgaataacatttttagaagttcagatatcaaaaaaaataaaacgatatcgCACAgcccaaagtttttttttttacgtggtaAAAATTTGTTTCTTAGTTACTAGCCTTCTTTGTACTTTCCCTCGCCAAAACAGTtattgctatgttgtacatttgtaagacggagacaacacatgtgggtgtagtgtcctttttaacaattttttagttCCCTAGCATTTGTGTTATTATACTTCCAAATTCCAGTAGTCAAAAGACTGTAGAACTGATATTTATATGACtataggtagtaaattattatgtttttaattgatacatttttcattagaaATATTAGTACAATAATCATTGGTAATACGTAAATACAAAcactacattttaaatcataaaaatataaaaacctgaATTAtgctttcaaatttaatttggttatcTAAAGGAATACTTTGGCAATTTACAGATGCTGCTGGTGGTTAGTGTGTAAGTTTAAGACTAGTTTAACTTAACAAATTGTtgagattataaaaaataaaaaatattaaattattgataatttaatctatagtaattcttatattattttaacgagtAAAACtttaattacacaaaaattaaactaagaatggaaaaattaaatttataatatatcaaatttcatattttcctatcagttttttttttcactttttataataaaatatttatactcagatctatatttggtgaaaaattattatcttcCTTTGCACGCCTCTGCATTTAACCTCAAACATTTTTACCAGCATGACTTATCAATAatgtaagttaaataaataataataaattgttttaaaaaaatacatttaatcaacaattatttattaattagccatatacttaatatttcctataatacgtaggtattgcataaataaataaccttttaatatttatacttacggAATATGCATTTttctcataaaattataattttttttttactctcttTAGAAACTGAACACCAAtctattttacttttgtttagTAATTTACATAGTATTAAAAAGTTGACGTTTAGTTGAATacttgtatacaaaaataactaatggacaaataaaaatgttttatttagtttCAATGTGAAAGAACAAAGTGCACATTTCTTAGTtacaactttaaatttattatattattacgaattcAATACAATATCGTAATTTAGCATAAAAACAGTatacaaatatgtttaattattttgtattgtatcatTCATTACTGTTGAACTTTGTATTCTTCCAAGTGCCTAAATTCCATTGCGTGCTTGTTTCGGTTTTGTTTCATATCCAATTCATCTGCTATTAATgcttgtaaatatattatttcttttaactcTGTGATAGCTTCTATTGATCGAAATTTTTCtgcaattgtatttaatttattatacattttatttaaaaactcttGACTGTGATCAAACTCATCAACTATGTTAACCATCATCTTtgctttaataatttgtaaatctatGTATGCCTTATCATAAACATTTATGCCACAATAAATATGTTGTTTTGTCTCTTGTAACAATCTTAATGCTTTATGGGGAAAATCATATTTCATCAAAACAATTGCTAtctcaacatttataattgcagtCATATACATCAAATGATATTCAATAGCTATCAATTTTGCGTCCATAAGTAAATTTAGAGCTGCACTTTCATTTGCTTTGGCAACAATTACGTATGCCCGCAATCTAGTTAGTACTGTGTTTTCATCGTTATTCTCCATTAACTCTTTTACCATATTAGTAGCTGTAACAAAGTCttcttttttcaaatacatctCTCCTAATCGTAATAAACTTTCTGTTACATTTACAGACGCCATTTGTTTAGCTGCTAATTCTGCTTTAGGCCATTCTTCCTTATTCATAgctaatgtaaaatttaaatactgttCAGCCATTATCCAGAATTTACTATGTGTATATGGAAAAATATGGGAAACTTCATTGATTAATATGGGAGCAAGATAATAATCACCATGAGCAATCAAATCATTAATGATATTGCACATGGCTATACATttactttctatattataaacatcttTGTTACACTGATCATGTTCTAAGACTAATAAAGAATGTATTGTTGATATACGTTGATAACCATATGTATTCCAAATTGCCGCtttttgtacattatttgtCATACGCAGATCAGTTAAaccattgaaataattatatatttcgcTTTTCTTTAATATTTCGAAGACTATTGCTGGAGTTTCAGCGTTTTCAACCAAATATTGAGCCATTGATTGTAAGCTAAATGAAGTGATCTGATGCAGTTCTAATTCTTTGCTTCTAGTTACCGAACATCTCAACATAGTTGACTTGTTCTTTTTACTCAATGTGTACATCCACATCAGTGCATGCTGTAAGCAAACATGGTCATTTACTTGATGAGCTACTGCTATACTTTCTTTCAAATAACTTATAGCTTCATCATTATGATTGAAAAATGCATTCAATATGGCCATATTGAGAGATGTATATTGATAACCTCTACTTTTTTCATCTAAATTTATAACCCTAAAAGTTTGACGACTAAAATAATGTTGTACACTATTTACTGCTCCACAATATTCTTTCACCCTCAAGCAATTAAGatagtttaaataatgtacGTCAAAATGGTCAGGATTGGCTCTCAGAATGTCTTTTAGTTTTTCTTGTAGAATTGGGGGATCAAGGGCAACAGATTcattaattttcaatagtttaaCTTGTTGTGCAATAAAGAGTTCTACTTGTCGCGGAGACCAAGAACGAGCTTTATTGTACTTACTATTTTGATTAAAACTTGCctgataatttatgttaatcatttcaataatttcattgattgtcttgtttatttttatcatttctaCAGCTTCTGGACTAAGTTCTTCTTTGTCATTTGATCCCACTTTTTTGGTTTTGAGTccctgaaaaattattttatgatatgaatGTTAGTAAACAAAATGTAGTTTGCCACAATTCTTACCggaattttgtttaatattgtactGCAATGGGTTTTTACTTCCTTTATAACAGCTTCAGTCTGTAAAAACTGCATTTTATTGAAGAATAACATTATACGTCGTAAAAATATGCCTACAGGACTACTGCCATTAACAATTTTCATTTGATGTACTTTTGGTAATCCGTTATCCAATGAGGTACCATccatatttttgaacatttctgctataatatttagattagtatTAATCATATGATATACTTCCAAGTGAAAAGTTTCAATAAAGGTTTGAGGTAGTTGGTATTTTCCGCatgatattaaattgattaattctCCAAACGTAAGATCAGGACATTGAATTAAGTGTAAGGCAAGCATACTAAATGTACGATGGAACTTTGAGGTTCGCACAGCATCAAATGGTCT
It contains:
- the LOC100164264 gene encoding anaphase-promoting complex subunit 5; protein product: MTFLETTAVPNTSANEIQENVTTHNILVLTIITHYIRDYAKRFPVPIDRPFDAVRTSKFHRTFSMLALHLIQCPDLTFGELINLISCGKYQLPQTFIETFHLEVYHMINTNLNIIAEMFKNMDGTSLDNGLPKVHQMKIVNGSSPVGIFLRRIMLFFNKMQFLQTEAVIKEVKTHCSTILNKIPGLKTKKVGSNDKEELSPEAVEMIKINKTINEIIEMININYQASFNQNSKYNKARSWSPRQVELFIAQQVKLLKINESVALDPPILQEKLKDILRANPDHFDVHYLNYLNCLRVKEYCGAVNSVQHYFSRQTFRVINLDEKSRGYQYTSLNMAILNAFFNHNDEAISYLKESIAVAHQVNDHVCLQHALMWMYTLSKKNKSTMLRCSVTRSKELELHQITSFSLQSMAQYLVENAETPAIVFEILKKSEIYNYFNGLTDLRMTNNVQKAAIWNTYGYQRISTIHSLLVLEHDQCNKDVYNIESKCIAMCNIINDLIAHGDYYLAPILINEVSHIFPYTHSKFWIMAEQYLNFTLAMNKEEWPKAELAAKQMASVNVTESLLRLGEMYLKKEDFVTATNMVKELMENNDENTVLTRLRAYVIVAKANESAALNLLMDAKLIAIEYHLMYMTAIINVEIAIVLMKYDFPHKALRLLQETKQHIYCGINVYDKAYIDLQIIKAKMMVNIVDEFDHSQEFLNKMYNKLNTIAEKFRSIEAITELKEIIYLQALIADELDMKQNRNKHAMEFRHLEEYKVQQ